A single window of Rhodococcus jostii RHA1 DNA harbors:
- a CDS encoding PAC2 family protein — protein sequence MSSSEFPVTPAGRDDDTPDTEDAGATDSGVPVLRDPVLVAAFEGWNDAGDAASGAVEHLELTWDAQPLAELDSEEYYDYQVNRPTVRQVDGVTREIVWPATRLSVCSPPGSDRDVVLLRGIEPNMRWRSFCEDLLELIDQLQINTVVILGALLADTPHTRPVPVTGSAYSSEAAERFKLEQTRYEGPTGITGVLQDACVRAGVPAVSFWAAVPHYVSQPPNPKATVALLQRVEDVLDIEVPLGELPAQADDWQEAVTEMTADDEEIGEYVRSLEERGDAETDISDAISKIDGDALAAEFERYLRRRGPGSFGL from the coding sequence GTGAGTTCCAGTGAGTTCCCCGTCACGCCTGCGGGCCGCGACGACGACACCCCCGACACCGAGGACGCCGGTGCGACGGACAGTGGCGTGCCCGTACTGCGTGACCCTGTCCTCGTCGCCGCCTTCGAGGGCTGGAACGACGCCGGCGATGCCGCGAGCGGAGCCGTCGAGCACCTCGAGTTGACCTGGGACGCCCAGCCGCTCGCCGAGCTGGACTCCGAGGAGTACTACGACTACCAGGTCAATCGACCCACGGTGCGGCAGGTCGACGGTGTCACCCGGGAGATCGTGTGGCCCGCCACCCGCCTGTCGGTGTGCTCGCCTCCCGGCAGCGACCGCGACGTGGTTCTGCTGCGTGGGATCGAACCGAACATGCGCTGGCGCAGCTTCTGCGAGGACCTCCTCGAGCTGATCGACCAGCTGCAGATCAACACCGTGGTGATCCTCGGGGCGCTGCTCGCGGACACCCCGCACACGCGGCCGGTCCCGGTGACGGGCAGCGCATACAGCAGTGAGGCCGCCGAGCGGTTCAAGCTCGAGCAGACCCGCTACGAGGGGCCGACCGGGATCACCGGGGTGCTGCAGGACGCGTGTGTCCGGGCCGGTGTGCCTGCCGTGTCGTTCTGGGCGGCCGTGCCCCACTACGTGTCCCAGCCGCCGAATCCCAAGGCCACGGTGGCGCTGCTGCAACGCGTCGAGGATGTCCTGGACATCGAGGTTCCCCTCGGAGAACTCCCGGCCCAGGCCGACGACTGGCAGGAAGCCGTCACCGAGATGACCGCGGACGACGAGGAGATCGGCGAGTACGTCCGTTCCCTCGAGGAGCGCGGCGACGCCGAGACCGACATCTCCGACGCCATCTCGAAGATCGACGGTGACGCGCTCGCCGCCGAGTTCGAGCGATATCTCCGCAGGCGTGGGCCCGGCAGCTTCGGGCTGTGA
- a CDS encoding MFS transporter, which yields MTKNSSESLRSSLQRTALYAGGFLGPFGGGVVASILPEIGDDLGVSASAAAGSLTAYLLPFALLMLVSGTLGARWGQTRTVRIAYGVYLLSSLACFVAPTLPLFLGARVLQGCSNSFTTPLLLAALAASTPQKHLGRALGVFGAFQAAGTSSAPLVGGLAAEVDWRLAFLVIALVAAVLGLVGVPDSASAEPGAPRPRLRDALTPSVLRIGVVALLGWGALGGLSFLVAFRAEDAFGLSPTQRGLLLTGFGVAGILTARLVGGVIDKIGARAAVLIGAVGGAILVAVAGTVSLLAVVAVAWFAAGIAGQFVLVGVNAAVLGSPGPNRGGSVSVVQALRFMGNALAPITLTPVYSVSPAAGFLLPALLLAVLAPLLMPRDRAPA from the coding sequence GTGACGAAGAACTCATCCGAGTCGCTTCGTTCCTCGCTCCAGCGCACGGCGCTCTACGCCGGCGGTTTCCTCGGTCCGTTCGGCGGCGGGGTCGTCGCGTCGATCCTTCCCGAGATCGGGGACGACCTCGGCGTGAGTGCGTCCGCCGCGGCGGGCTCGCTGACGGCGTACCTGCTGCCGTTCGCGTTGCTGATGCTCGTCTCGGGCACGCTGGGCGCGCGGTGGGGGCAGACGCGGACCGTGCGGATCGCGTACGGCGTCTACCTGCTGTCGTCGCTGGCGTGTTTCGTGGCGCCGACGCTGCCGCTCTTCCTCGGCGCCCGCGTGCTCCAGGGGTGTTCGAACTCGTTCACGACGCCGCTGCTGCTGGCGGCGCTCGCCGCCTCGACTCCGCAGAAGCATCTGGGCCGGGCACTGGGGGTCTTCGGCGCCTTCCAGGCCGCAGGAACGTCGAGCGCGCCGCTCGTCGGCGGGCTCGCGGCGGAGGTCGACTGGCGCCTCGCCTTCCTCGTCATCGCCCTCGTGGCCGCGGTGCTGGGTCTGGTCGGCGTTCCCGACAGCGCTTCCGCCGAGCCGGGGGCACCGCGCCCGCGACTGCGCGACGCCCTCACCCCGTCGGTGCTGAGAATCGGGGTGGTGGCACTCCTCGGCTGGGGTGCACTCGGTGGGCTGAGCTTCCTGGTGGCGTTCCGCGCCGAGGACGCCTTCGGGCTGAGCCCGACCCAGCGCGGGCTGCTGCTCACCGGGTTCGGCGTGGCAGGCATCCTCACCGCCCGCCTCGTCGGCGGTGTCATCGACAAGATCGGGGCCCGGGCCGCCGTTCTGATCGGCGCGGTCGGCGGGGCGATTCTCGTCGCGGTCGCCGGGACCGTGTCTCTCCTCGCGGTCGTGGCCGTGGCGTGGTTCGCGGCCGGAATCGCCGGTCAGTTCGTCCTGGTGGGTGTCAACGCCGCCGTGCTCGGGTCGCCGGGCCCGAACCGGGGCGGCTCGGTGTCCGTCGTGCAGGCGCTGCGGTTCATGGGCAACGCGCTCGCCCCGATCACCCTCACCCCGGTGTATTCGGTGTCGCCCGCGGCCGGCTTCCTGCTGCCCGCCCTGCTCCTCGCCGTGCTGGCCCCGCTGCTCATGCCCCGCGACCGCGCACCCGCCTGA
- the nirB gene encoding nitrite reductase large subunit NirB — MANTPSSSKLLVVGNGMAGARTVEEILNRGGGERFAITMIGDEPYGNYNRIMLSHVLSGEAATDDEDLILNPMGWYTANGVKLHAGDRAVVLDRFAKTVTCESGRVVDYDVLIIATGSNTFFPNMDGLREHDGRLARGVFGFRNIADTNGMLQMAQARDDVSAVVIGGGLLGLEAAYGLRTQGLTVNVVHSPGHLMNQQLDERGGSVLRAEIEKLGVGVHTSMRTTAVLRDEAGLVTGVSFVDGSTLDADMVVVTAGIRPNTELARAAGLVVERGVVVDDQMRCEDEGSVYAVGECAQHRGETYGLVAPVWEQSVILAEVLTGSNPEAAYVGSRTTTKLKVAGVDVAAMGVKGPETADDEFVQYYEPRSGTYKSLVVRDGKLIGATLMGDISKAGFLTQAFDGKVPLPEERISMLFDVGSQSAATSVADLPDDQQVCNCNGVSKGDLVACVHSGAKTLTDVCAQTRAGKGCGSCKGLVADIVACAAGGELEADPSADWYVPCIPMTKPELIATIRERDLRAVSQVFAELATDAKEDASAKMPLASLLRTIWGPDWVDERGALFINDRVHANIQRDGTFSVVPQMKGGVTTPEQLRTIADVADKYGVPLVKVTGGQRIDLLGIKKEDLPKVWGDLDMPSGFAYGKSMRTVKTCVGTDFCRYGLGDSTSLGIALEERFQGLETPAKLKLAVAGCPRNCSEALCKDFGVVAVGDGRWEIYVGGAAGAHIRKGDLLATVESPKAVVELGGRFIQYYRENAKWLERTYDFVPRVGLEHLQALLVRDEEDIVTGLDERIQTAVDGYRDPWKERSAPKSPAQFAPSLPLLPLPQVPVR; from the coding sequence ATGGCCAACACACCGAGTTCGAGCAAGCTGCTGGTCGTCGGCAACGGTATGGCCGGCGCACGCACCGTCGAGGAGATCCTGAACCGCGGCGGCGGCGAGCGTTTCGCGATCACCATGATCGGCGACGAGCCCTACGGCAACTACAACCGGATCATGCTCTCGCACGTGCTGTCCGGGGAGGCGGCCACCGACGACGAGGACCTCATCCTCAACCCCATGGGCTGGTACACCGCCAACGGCGTCAAACTCCACGCCGGCGACCGCGCGGTCGTACTCGACCGGTTCGCGAAGACCGTCACCTGCGAGAGCGGCCGCGTCGTCGACTACGACGTGCTCATCATCGCCACAGGAAGCAACACGTTTTTTCCCAACATGGACGGGTTGCGCGAGCACGACGGGCGCCTGGCCCGCGGGGTGTTCGGATTCCGGAACATCGCCGACACCAACGGCATGCTGCAGATGGCGCAGGCCCGCGACGACGTGTCCGCGGTGGTGATCGGCGGCGGCCTGCTCGGTCTGGAGGCCGCGTACGGGCTGCGCACACAGGGGCTCACCGTCAACGTCGTCCACTCCCCCGGGCACCTGATGAACCAGCAACTCGACGAACGCGGCGGCAGCGTCCTGCGCGCCGAGATCGAGAAACTCGGCGTCGGCGTCCACACCTCGATGCGGACCACTGCCGTGCTGCGCGACGAAGCGGGCCTGGTGACCGGGGTGTCGTTCGTCGACGGCTCCACCCTGGACGCCGACATGGTCGTCGTCACCGCCGGAATCCGGCCCAACACCGAACTCGCACGGGCCGCCGGGCTGGTGGTCGAACGCGGCGTCGTGGTGGACGACCAGATGCGCTGCGAGGACGAGGGTTCCGTGTACGCCGTCGGCGAGTGCGCACAGCACCGTGGGGAGACCTACGGCCTCGTCGCCCCGGTGTGGGAGCAGTCGGTCATCCTCGCCGAAGTCCTCACCGGCTCCAATCCCGAAGCGGCGTACGTCGGTTCGCGCACCACCACAAAACTGAAGGTCGCCGGTGTCGACGTGGCCGCGATGGGCGTCAAGGGACCGGAGACGGCGGACGACGAGTTCGTCCAGTACTACGAACCGCGCAGCGGCACGTACAAGAGCCTCGTCGTCCGCGACGGCAAGCTGATCGGCGCCACCCTGATGGGCGACATCAGCAAGGCGGGTTTCCTCACGCAGGCGTTCGACGGCAAGGTGCCGCTGCCCGAGGAGCGGATCAGCATGCTCTTCGACGTCGGATCCCAGAGCGCCGCGACGAGTGTCGCAGATCTCCCCGACGACCAGCAGGTGTGCAACTGCAACGGCGTGAGCAAGGGCGATCTGGTGGCGTGCGTCCATTCCGGCGCCAAGACCCTCACCGACGTCTGCGCACAGACCCGGGCCGGCAAGGGCTGCGGCTCGTGCAAGGGACTCGTCGCCGACATCGTGGCCTGCGCCGCGGGCGGCGAACTCGAGGCCGACCCCTCCGCGGACTGGTATGTGCCCTGCATCCCGATGACGAAGCCCGAACTCATCGCGACCATCCGGGAACGCGATCTCCGCGCCGTGTCCCAGGTGTTCGCCGAGCTTGCGACGGACGCGAAGGAGGACGCGTCCGCGAAGATGCCCCTGGCCTCGCTGCTCCGCACCATCTGGGGGCCCGACTGGGTGGACGAGCGCGGCGCGCTGTTCATCAACGACCGCGTGCACGCCAACATCCAGCGCGACGGCACGTTCTCGGTGGTCCCGCAGATGAAGGGCGGCGTCACCACGCCTGAGCAACTCCGCACGATCGCCGACGTGGCCGACAAGTACGGCGTGCCGCTCGTGAAGGTCACCGGCGGGCAGCGCATCGACCTGCTCGGCATCAAGAAGGAAGACCTCCCCAAGGTGTGGGGTGACCTCGACATGCCGTCCGGGTTCGCGTACGGCAAGAGCATGCGCACGGTGAAGACGTGCGTCGGAACCGATTTCTGCCGCTACGGTCTCGGCGATTCGACTAGCCTCGGCATCGCGCTCGAGGAACGATTCCAGGGCCTGGAAACGCCCGCGAAGCTGAAACTCGCGGTCGCCGGGTGCCCACGTAACTGCTCGGAGGCCCTGTGCAAGGACTTCGGTGTGGTCGCGGTCGGCGACGGCCGATGGGAAATCTACGTCGGCGGCGCCGCCGGAGCGCACATCCGCAAGGGCGATCTGCTGGCCACGGTCGAATCACCCAAAGCCGTAGTGGAACTCGGCGGCCGGTTCATCCAGTACTACCGCGAGAACGCGAAATGGCTCGAACGCACGTACGACTTCGTGCCGCGGGTGGGACTCGAACATCTTCAGGCGCTACTGGTCCGAGACGAGGAGGACATCGTGACGGGATTGGACGAGCGGATCCAGACGGCGGTGGACGGCTACCGGGATCCCTGGAAGGAGCGCAGCGCGCCGAAATCGCCCGCACAGTTCGCTCCGTCGCTCCCGCTGCTGCCGCTGCCCCAGGTGCCGGTCCGATGA
- a CDS encoding Rieske (2Fe-2S) protein — MTALIEGPSEVAVGPVSDLTPGEGRTYVVLNRQVAVFLLSDGTVRAMDAVCPHKGGPLADGQIDATGVMCPLHQYTFAFDTGACLSEGVGSVRTYSASVREGSVVVYV; from the coding sequence ATGACCGCCCTGATCGAGGGGCCTTCCGAGGTCGCGGTGGGGCCGGTCAGCGACCTGACGCCGGGCGAAGGCCGGACGTACGTCGTGCTGAACCGTCAGGTGGCCGTATTCCTGTTGTCGGACGGCACCGTTCGGGCGATGGACGCGGTGTGCCCGCACAAGGGCGGTCCCCTCGCCGACGGACAGATCGACGCCACCGGCGTGATGTGCCCGCTCCACCAGTACACGTTCGCCTTCGACACGGGCGCCTGCCTATCCGAGGGTGTGGGCTCGGTCCGCACCTACTCCGCCTCGGTTCGCGAAGGGTCGGTGGTCGTGTACGTGTGA
- a CDS encoding acyltransferase family protein, whose translation MNTVASPERRRRSGSRPPVGVQPAETRFRADIEGLRAVAVLAVVLFHAGVPGIGGGFVGVDIFFVVSGFLITGLLWRNVATTGRVRLAEFYGARARRLLPAGCIVLVATAIGAALLLPPLQARAVLGDGIAGALYVGNYRFALHGTDYLAADAPPSPFQHYWSLGVEEQFYLLWPALIIGVAWLVRRRTRRLDADETPSTIPYLIVLAVVAAVSFAVSLDWTSTLPPWAFFSLPARAWELAAGGLVALSVRHWQRLPSVVAAAAGWTGFALIVVACVRLGETTPYPGTAALVPVAGTVLVIGAGCAAPRLGVGRSLSLPPMRAVGRVSYSWYLWHWPVLLLAPIVLGRSLDLTDRLAMVMVSAGLAGLTLVLVENPVRFAAPLRRSASRSLVLGGAVTAIAVCAALVLLIARPVPVGHGAAATALTVSAPAESAPTAVDPRDAAVQDMTAQVQTAVAESAGLQAVPSNLSPPLADAPADKPEVFVNGCVRSWLEVGQGECASGDVASPTTVALVGDSHAAMWAPAFESAAEQNHWRLETMGKVTCPLLDLPLTSPYLGREYTECEQWRGEIVDRLRTERPRLVVLSMSRRYGADFGFTVYGQAWLDSLTRLVTELRATGAAVLVLGPIPDPQSTVPTCLSAHLDDATACSPPRPVAVNDAGVAAEAVATAAGGGRYADLTALFCTTERCPVIVGNDLVYRDDNHLTLEHAQALSPVVAALADRALAPG comes from the coding sequence GTGAATACCGTCGCGAGTCCGGAACGGCGACGCCGGTCCGGTAGCCGCCCTCCGGTCGGTGTCCAGCCGGCCGAGACGAGGTTCCGCGCGGACATCGAGGGGCTGCGGGCCGTCGCGGTGCTGGCCGTGGTCCTCTTTCATGCGGGCGTACCCGGAATCGGCGGAGGGTTCGTCGGCGTCGACATCTTCTTCGTCGTCTCGGGGTTTCTCATCACGGGGCTGCTGTGGCGGAACGTCGCGACCACCGGCCGCGTGCGGTTGGCCGAGTTCTATGGTGCGCGGGCCCGCAGGCTGCTGCCCGCCGGGTGCATCGTGCTGGTGGCCACTGCGATCGGTGCGGCCCTGCTCCTGCCCCCTCTGCAGGCCCGCGCGGTCCTCGGTGACGGGATCGCCGGTGCGCTGTACGTCGGCAACTACCGGTTCGCCCTGCACGGCACCGACTATCTGGCCGCCGACGCGCCCCCGTCACCGTTCCAGCACTACTGGTCGCTCGGCGTGGAAGAGCAGTTCTACCTGCTGTGGCCGGCGCTGATCATCGGGGTCGCCTGGCTCGTCCGGCGCAGGACACGGCGCCTCGACGCGGATGAAACACCGTCGACGATCCCGTATCTGATCGTGCTCGCCGTGGTCGCGGCAGTGTCGTTCGCGGTCTCGCTCGACTGGACCAGCACACTCCCGCCGTGGGCGTTCTTCTCGTTGCCCGCCCGCGCCTGGGAACTGGCCGCGGGCGGGTTGGTCGCCCTGTCGGTTCGGCACTGGCAGCGGCTGCCGTCGGTGGTCGCCGCCGCAGCCGGGTGGACGGGTTTCGCGCTGATCGTCGTCGCCTGTGTTCGACTCGGTGAGACGACGCCCTACCCCGGAACCGCCGCGCTGGTGCCGGTCGCCGGCACGGTGCTGGTGATCGGGGCGGGGTGTGCCGCGCCCCGGCTGGGGGTCGGGCGGAGCCTGTCGCTGCCGCCGATGCGGGCGGTCGGTCGGGTGTCCTATTCCTGGTACCTGTGGCACTGGCCGGTGCTGCTGCTCGCGCCGATCGTGCTCGGCCGCTCGCTCGACCTGACCGATCGTCTGGCGATGGTCATGGTGTCCGCGGGTCTGGCCGGACTGACACTGGTCCTGGTCGAGAATCCCGTCCGCTTCGCTGCTCCGCTGCGTCGTTCGGCCTCGCGCAGCCTTGTACTCGGCGGCGCCGTCACCGCCATCGCTGTCTGTGCGGCACTGGTGCTGCTGATCGCGCGGCCGGTTCCGGTCGGACACGGAGCCGCGGCCACAGCCCTCACCGTCTCTGCGCCGGCCGAATCGGCGCCTACCGCAGTCGATCCGCGCGACGCGGCGGTGCAGGACATGACCGCGCAGGTGCAGACGGCGGTCGCGGAATCGGCAGGGCTGCAAGCGGTCCCGTCGAATCTGTCTCCACCGCTCGCCGACGCGCCGGCAGACAAGCCGGAGGTGTTCGTCAACGGCTGTGTGCGGTCGTGGCTCGAAGTGGGTCAGGGCGAGTGCGCGTCGGGGGACGTGGCGTCTCCGACGACGGTGGCGCTGGTCGGCGATTCGCATGCCGCGATGTGGGCCCCGGCATTCGAATCGGCCGCCGAGCAGAATCATTGGCGGCTCGAGACGATGGGCAAGGTCACCTGCCCGCTCCTCGACCTCCCACTCACCAGCCCCTACCTCGGGCGGGAATACACCGAGTGCGAGCAGTGGCGCGGCGAGATCGTCGACCGTTTGCGGACCGAACGGCCCCGGTTGGTCGTGCTGAGCATGTCTCGGCGGTACGGCGCCGATTTCGGTTTCACCGTCTACGGTCAGGCATGGCTCGACAGCCTGACCCGGCTGGTCACGGAACTGCGGGCCACGGGCGCGGCCGTCCTCGTCCTCGGACCGATCCCGGATCCGCAGTCGACCGTGCCGACGTGCCTGTCCGCCCACCTGGACGACGCGACCGCCTGCTCGCCGCCCCGGCCTGTCGCGGTGAACGACGCCGGCGTCGCGGCCGAGGCGGTGGCCACCGCGGCAGGCGGCGGACGGTACGCCGACCTCACCGCCCTGTTCTGCACCACCGAGCGCTGCCCCGTCATCGTCGGCAACGACCTCGTGTACCGCGACGACAACCACCTGACCCTCGAACACGCTCAGGCACTCTCGCCCGTCGTCGCCGCGCTGGCCGACCGGGCACTCGCACCGGGCTGA
- a CDS encoding DUF3224 domain-containing protein, with protein sequence MSYSHTARGKFSIAAWSESVIVDIDGEGTTAGDTYYPTRGANRATVAYSYSGDIEGTSTVVYLIAYKADAAPVLGLERFEGSIGGHDGTCVFQHIGSQDQGSVSARIEVVPGMGTGGLVDLRGSADLSIAGPDDSGYEFVLSYDVG encoded by the coding sequence ATGAGCTACTCACACACTGCACGAGGCAAGTTCTCCATCGCCGCGTGGTCGGAATCGGTGATCGTCGACATCGACGGCGAAGGCACGACCGCCGGCGACACCTACTACCCCACGCGCGGAGCCAACCGAGCGACCGTCGCGTACTCGTACTCCGGGGACATCGAGGGAACGAGCACCGTGGTCTATCTGATCGCGTACAAGGCCGATGCCGCGCCGGTGCTCGGTCTCGAGCGTTTCGAGGGCTCGATCGGCGGGCACGACGGGACGTGCGTGTTCCAGCACATCGGCAGCCAGGATCAGGGTTCGGTGTCGGCCCGGATCGAGGTGGTGCCGGGTATGGGCACCGGCGGTCTGGTCGACCTACGCGGCAGCGCGGACCTGTCCATCGCGGGGCCCGATGACAGCGGCTACGAATTCGTACTGTCGTACGACGTCGGCTGA
- a CDS encoding helix-turn-helix domain-containing protein, with amino-acid sequence MPTVPGHPEAIVRPTAAAPGFEVERVAPREALAEFVDYHWLVRWSVPTPHRQQVVPQPRVHVAAEDGQLLVHGISRSPFYRTLTGNGHVLGAAFHAGGFRPLLNGSVGAISGTVQPGRHLLAGDDRPVAERILAGTDSAEMIDAFERYLLRTDPVPDPTGREITALVGDAQCNRDIVRADQLAAHAGCSLRTLQRLFTEYVGIGPKWVIQRFRILDAAGAAHSGERIDWSALAYELGFSDQAHLTRVFTHVVGTPPATYQRTHGLL; translated from the coding sequence ATGCCGACTGTGCCGGGACACCCCGAGGCGATCGTCCGCCCGACGGCCGCCGCACCGGGGTTCGAGGTCGAACGGGTCGCTCCCCGAGAGGCTTTGGCCGAGTTCGTCGATTACCACTGGCTGGTGAGGTGGTCGGTGCCGACGCCCCATCGACAGCAGGTGGTGCCCCAGCCCCGCGTTCATGTCGCTGCCGAGGACGGACAGTTGCTGGTGCACGGGATCTCCCGGTCGCCGTTCTACCGAACATTGACCGGGAACGGTCACGTGCTGGGAGCCGCCTTCCACGCCGGAGGGTTCCGGCCTCTGCTCAACGGCAGTGTCGGCGCGATCTCGGGAACCGTCCAGCCCGGTCGGCATCTGCTCGCCGGTGACGATCGCCCGGTCGCGGAGCGGATCCTCGCCGGCACGGACAGCGCGGAGATGATCGACGCCTTCGAGCGATACCTTCTCCGCACCGATCCCGTTCCGGATCCGACGGGACGGGAGATCACAGCCCTGGTGGGCGACGCCCAGTGCAACCGCGACATCGTCCGGGCAGACCAGCTCGCCGCACATGCCGGCTGCAGTCTGCGCACCCTGCAACGGCTGTTCACCGAGTACGTCGGTATCGGCCCGAAGTGGGTGATCCAGCGATTCCGCATCCTCGACGCGGCCGGCGCCGCGCACTCGGGCGAGAGGATCGACTGGTCGGCGCTCGCCTACGAACTGGGGTTCAGCGACCAGGCTCACCTGACCCGTGTCTTCACTCACGTGGTCGGGACACCACCGGCCACCTATCAGCGCACTCACGGCCTGCTGTAG
- a CDS encoding helix-turn-helix domain-containing protein, giving the protein MTQEVGLDSVIRQRIRGLRLARGWSLDVLAARCFLSPSTLSRIETGHRRIALDQLVPIARALGTTLDQLVESVEDEDVVIRPQPEHTRGLTIWLLSRERALHGATVAKMRITPDRPAGPEHVSVHPGHEWFTVLSGTARLQLGERTILVEAGAAAEFSTMVPHSIGAHDGPVEILTIFDHDGERAHLHAERNE; this is encoded by the coding sequence ATGACGCAAGAAGTCGGGTTGGACAGCGTGATCCGTCAACGCATCAGGGGGCTTCGGCTGGCCCGCGGCTGGTCACTGGACGTGCTCGCTGCGCGCTGCTTTCTCAGTCCGTCCACGCTGAGCCGCATCGAGACCGGCCACCGCAGGATCGCCCTCGACCAACTGGTCCCGATCGCGCGGGCCCTCGGCACCACGCTCGATCAGCTCGTCGAGTCCGTCGAGGACGAGGACGTGGTGATCCGGCCGCAGCCCGAACACACGAGAGGCCTGACGATCTGGCTGCTGTCCCGCGAACGCGCGCTCCACGGCGCGACCGTGGCGAAGATGCGCATCACCCCCGATCGGCCCGCCGGCCCCGAGCATGTGAGTGTGCACCCCGGCCACGAGTGGTTCACGGTGCTGTCTGGGACGGCCCGCCTGCAGCTCGGTGAGCGAACCATACTTGTCGAAGCCGGTGCCGCAGCGGAGTTCTCGACCATGGTGCCGCACTCCATCGGCGCCCACGACGGTCCCGTCGAGATCCTCACGATCTTCGACCACGACGGGGAGCGTGCCCACCTGCACGCCGAGCGCAACGAGTAG
- a CDS encoding class I SAM-dependent methyltransferase has translation MTQHSHHHSSHHGGHTPEHEAALADLLDLDAEVLGSYLDSVAEWVGQRTRDTPRRVVDVGAGTGVGSLTLARQFPAAEVIAIDRSEMMLTRLRTAAHGQGLAGRVSVVHADLNVAWPAVGAADVVWAASSLHEVADPDRVLQDMYGALNTGGVLVVVEMDALPRLLPDDLGLGRPGLETRCHEALARLDWNAHPNWRTHVERAGFVDVEERSFTSEATPAPPSTGLYAQNFLRRIRSALDGQLAADDRDTLDHLLADDNPDSVLHRGDLTVRGSRTVWIARRP, from the coding sequence ATGACACAGCATTCCCATCACCACAGCAGTCACCACGGCGGGCACACTCCCGAGCACGAGGCGGCGCTCGCGGATCTACTGGACCTGGACGCCGAGGTGCTCGGGTCCTACCTGGATTCGGTGGCCGAATGGGTCGGACAGCGCACCCGAGACACCCCGCGGCGGGTCGTCGACGTGGGTGCGGGCACGGGCGTCGGCAGCCTGACCCTGGCTCGACAATTCCCCGCGGCAGAGGTGATCGCGATCGACAGGTCGGAGATGATGCTCACGCGCCTGCGCACGGCCGCGCACGGGCAGGGGCTGGCCGGCCGAGTGAGCGTCGTGCACGCCGATCTGAATGTCGCCTGGCCGGCAGTGGGCGCGGCGGACGTCGTGTGGGCAGCCTCCTCGTTGCACGAGGTCGCCGACCCCGACCGGGTGCTCCAGGACATGTACGGCGCGCTGAACACCGGCGGCGTGCTGGTGGTCGTCGAAATGGACGCGCTGCCGCGCCTCCTGCCGGACGACCTCGGCCTGGGCCGCCCTGGCCTGGAGACGCGCTGCCACGAAGCCTTGGCGCGATTGGACTGGAACGCGCACCCGAACTGGCGGACCCACGTGGAACGGGCCGGTTTCGTAGACGTCGAGGAGCGCAGTTTCACCAGCGAGGCAACCCCGGCCCCGCCGAGCACCGGACTCTATGCACAGAATTTCCTGCGCCGCATTCGCTCCGCGCTCGACGGACAACTTGCCGCCGACGACCGCGACACTCTCGATCACCTTCTCGCGGACGACAACCCCGACAGCGTCCTGCACCGAGGGGATCTGACGGTGCGGGGCAGCCGGACCGTCTGGATCGCCCGACGCCCCTGA